The genomic region CGACGATCACGTTGTCCGCCGCGACATGAAGGTTCTGCATCCTGCATTCGAAGGCTATCGCGGAGAATTCCAGGCATGAGTAATCGTCATACACCTTGCAGCCGAACACGTCTTCCATGTATTCCCTTGCGTGTGCCGTCAGGAGTTCGGAGTTCGACATGAGGAACTTGAGTTCAAGACGCCTCCCGACCTGCCTGCCCAGCGTCTTCGCCAGCAGGTAGAGCACCGACGGGTAGGCGTTGATGATCCGCGGCCTCGTACGGAGGACCTCCTCCGCCTGTCTCTCCGGACCCCATTCGAGGGGAATGAAGTAACGTCTGAAGAGTCCCATCTTCTGCGGTACAATGCTCGTCACCGGCGGCGTGAAATGCACGTATGCCATCCTGTCCCAGGGCCTGTACCCCAGGTCGATGAGCTGTCTGAACTGCATGAGGCGGTAGAGCACGGCCACCTCGTGGTCGAGCACCACCTCCAGCTTATTGCCCGACGATCCGGACGTCGTACGCGGCGAACATTCGGACCGGTCGAGGCCGGACATAAGGATGTCCCCGGGGTAGCCGGCGCGCACCATCTCCTTCGTCAGGACCGGGACCTTCCTCAGGTCATCGAGGGAAGCGATGTTGCCG from Syntrophorhabdus sp. harbors:
- a CDS encoding phenylacetate--CoA ligase family protein; translated protein: MAFRYLQHLCAWPAICRNQWMTPGELVAMQERALRRLVAHAYARVPHYRRLFDSQGLHPGNIASLDDLRKVPVLTKEMVRAGYPGDILMSGLDRSECSPRTTSGSSGNKLEVVLDHEVAVLYRLMQFRQLIDLGYRPWDRMAYVHFTPPVTSIVPQKMGLFRRYFIPLEWGPERQAEEVLRTRPRIINAYPSVLYLLAKTLGRQVGRRLELKFLMSNSELLTAHAREYMEDVFGCKVYDDYSCLEFSAIAFECRMQNLHVAADNVIV